A portion of the Daphnia magna isolate NIES linkage group LG4, ASM2063170v1.1, whole genome shotgun sequence genome contains these proteins:
- the LOC116920307 gene encoding failed axon connections homolog isoform X1: MASQSKRAWQSKHCLLRHFCPCKSAGMLEQAIESLTAIWKNERGLIVASAGVAASLYFLASKIYAVREKSQLRKKWNSAPKDVVILHQLPRGKFTPSISPFPLKLETYLRMAGIRYENDFTEPKSLENKTPWITLNGEDVADSQICLELLADKFQKDFSCHLSPEEKATARAFQIMAEDHFYWTGVLWRWVYTKGKTLRQIHATFAPPLSLKIPLVCRRMKSQAIGQGLGRHAEKDVIEMGIKDLRAMSHYLGNKSYFMGEEPTELDCAMFGMLAQLVWNMPGSPFERLLNSELPNLKRFCERMKDRFWSDWDQCLLPVPL; encoded by the exons atgGCATCACAAAGCAAAAGGGCATGGCAATCGAAGC ATTGTTTGCTCCGCCATTTTTGCCCGTGTAAGTCTGCCGGAATGCTGGAACAAGCCATCGAATCGTTGACTGCCATTTGGAAAAATGAACGTGGTCTGATTGTTGCAAGTGCAGGCGTGGCTGCAAGTCTTTACTTTTTGGCCAGCAAAATTTACGCCGTTCGCGAGAAATCTCAGCTGAG gAAGAAATGGAATTCAGCGCCGAAGGATGTGGTCATCCTGCACCAACTTCCCAGAGGCAAATTCACCCCAAGCATTTCACCATTCCCACTGAAATTGGAAACGTATCTACGCATGGCCGGCATCCGTTACGAG AATGATTTTACTGAGCCAAAAAGTCTGGAAAATAAAACTCCTTGGATAACACTGAATGGAGAAGATGTTGCAGACTCGCAAATTTGTCTGGAACTTTTAGCCGACAAGTTCCAAAAGGACTTTAGTTGCCATTTGTCTCCTGAAGAGAAAGCGACGGCCAGAGCTTTTCAAATAATGGCCGAAGACCATTTCTATTG GACGGGAGTTTTATGGCGATGGGTCTACACGAAAGGAAAGACCCTTCGCCAGATCCACGCCACTTTTGCTCCACCTTTAAGTTTGAAAATACCGCTAGTATGCAGACGAATGAAAAGTCAGGCAATTGGACAAGGATTGGGTCGTCACGCTGAAAAAGACGTGATAGAAATGGGAATAAAAGACCTGCGAGCCATGTCGCATTATTTAG GGAATAAATCATATTTCATGGGTGAAGAACCTACCGAGTTGGACTGCGCAATGTTTGGAATGCTGGCGCAGTTGGTTTGGAACATGCCGGGATCTCCATTCGAACGTCTTCTGAACA GTGAACTGCCGAATCTGAAACGCTTTTGCGAGAGGATGAAGGATCGATTCTGGTCAGATTGGGATCAATGCCTCTTGCCTGTCCCTCTCTGA
- the LOC116920307 gene encoding failed axon connections homolog isoform X2: MLEQAIESLTAIWKNERGLIVASAGVAASLYFLASKIYAVREKSQLRKKWNSAPKDVVILHQLPRGKFTPSISPFPLKLETYLRMAGIRYENDFTEPKSLENKTPWITLNGEDVADSQICLELLADKFQKDFSCHLSPEEKATARAFQIMAEDHFYWTGVLWRWVYTKGKTLRQIHATFAPPLSLKIPLVCRRMKSQAIGQGLGRHAEKDVIEMGIKDLRAMSHYLGNKSYFMGEEPTELDCAMFGMLAQLVWNMPGSPFERLLNSELPNLKRFCERMKDRFWSDWDQCLLPVPL; this comes from the exons ATGCTGGAACAAGCCATCGAATCGTTGACTGCCATTTGGAAAAATGAACGTGGTCTGATTGTTGCAAGTGCAGGCGTGGCTGCAAGTCTTTACTTTTTGGCCAGCAAAATTTACGCCGTTCGCGAGAAATCTCAGCTGAG gAAGAAATGGAATTCAGCGCCGAAGGATGTGGTCATCCTGCACCAACTTCCCAGAGGCAAATTCACCCCAAGCATTTCACCATTCCCACTGAAATTGGAAACGTATCTACGCATGGCCGGCATCCGTTACGAG AATGATTTTACTGAGCCAAAAAGTCTGGAAAATAAAACTCCTTGGATAACACTGAATGGAGAAGATGTTGCAGACTCGCAAATTTGTCTGGAACTTTTAGCCGACAAGTTCCAAAAGGACTTTAGTTGCCATTTGTCTCCTGAAGAGAAAGCGACGGCCAGAGCTTTTCAAATAATGGCCGAAGACCATTTCTATTG GACGGGAGTTTTATGGCGATGGGTCTACACGAAAGGAAAGACCCTTCGCCAGATCCACGCCACTTTTGCTCCACCTTTAAGTTTGAAAATACCGCTAGTATGCAGACGAATGAAAAGTCAGGCAATTGGACAAGGATTGGGTCGTCACGCTGAAAAAGACGTGATAGAAATGGGAATAAAAGACCTGCGAGCCATGTCGCATTATTTAG GGAATAAATCATATTTCATGGGTGAAGAACCTACCGAGTTGGACTGCGCAATGTTTGGAATGCTGGCGCAGTTGGTTTGGAACATGCCGGGATCTCCATTCGAACGTCTTCTGAACA GTGAACTGCCGAATCTGAAACGCTTTTGCGAGAGGATGAAGGATCGATTCTGGTCAGATTGGGATCAATGCCTCTTGCCTGTCCCTCTCTGA
- the LOC123466278 gene encoding uncharacterized protein LOC123466278: MQTLCKISSHNIHSLGLSLLLTSAFVTHSAKACIPTIAEGGKNTREMESTSQINSSNDLIDSLYPGTAVTRLQNVQKRVKSLTPEQLSQDWETVRRSILWAGGLRDLPNVRPGKGYTGHSFNDFNHCDLTTMRGDEADNNNEGRVAGIAYNNRLGEGIRIASIEELGPGGSWSTCMIGCNKEPPQDVAHIQFKSRIAFKLVWTPPTFNTFVLVDDSGSLLNWGTPTGTLPHFSERRRNFETVAGSKYAVEAERKAAEMQRQQ; this comes from the exons ATGCAAACTCTTTGTAAAATTAGCTCCCATAACATCCATTCTCTAGGACTTAGCCTATTGCTAACAAGTGCTTTCGTCACACATTCAGCAAAGGCTTGTATTCCCACCATCGCAGAAGGAGGAAAGAACACAAGAGAAATGGAATCTACATCACAAATCAACTCTTCAAATGATCTGATTGATTCACTGTATCCCGGCACAGCTGTCACCCGTCTTCAAAATGTTCAGAAGAGAGTGAAATCCCTAACACCTGAGCAACTGAGTCAGGACTGGGAAACTGTTAGGCGCTCCATTCTTTGGGCTGGCGGTCTCAGAGATCTTCCAAATGTTAGACCTGGAAAAGGCTACACTGGACACTCTTTCAATGACTTCAATCAT TGTGATCTGACCACAATGCGTGGAGATGAAGCTGACAACAACAATGAAGGCAGAGTTGCTGGTATTGCGTACAACAATCGTCTGGGAGAAGGCATCCGTATCGCTTCCATCGAAGAACTGGGACCCGGTGGCTCATGGAGCACTTGCATGATAGGGTGTAACAAGGAACCCCCTCAAGATGTAGCCCACATCCAGTTCAAATCGCGGATCGCTTTCAAACTCGTCTG GACTCCACCAACTTTCAACACATTTGTATTAGTGGATGACAGTGGCTCTCTATTGAATTGG GGTACACCTACTGGTACACTGCCTCATTTTTCTGAAAGAAGACGCAACTTCGAGACAGTAGCTGGATCCAAGTACGCTGTCGAAGCAGAGCGAAAAGCGGCGGAGATGCAACGCCAGCAGTAA
- the LOC116921041 gene encoding failed axon connections homolog: MKHAAIECLSAFQHSLSSNHSKHLLVIGTGIAGLYLVGQVYVSYKRAQRRKKWASVEKNMVILHQFERGKNTPSISPFPLKLETYLRMTGIPYESDFEEPMGPKGKSPWITLNGDEVSDSQLCMELLARKFHKDCSAHLSTEEQAIARAFQIMAEEHLYWGLLLWRWIYTKGRTLWQIQPNIPIGFSLIMPLAIKKLKGHAYGQGMGRHAEADVIEMSVKDLRAISNFLGTKPFLMGDKAIEADCAVFGILSQLLWNCPGSPFEQLANGEFSNLKSYCERMKETFWPDWDRCLNPPRI; this comes from the exons atgaaacatgcAGCAATCGAATGTTTGTCTGCGTTCCAACATTCTCTTTCTTCTAATCACAGCAAGCATTTATTAGTCATTGGCACTGGCATTGCTGGACTTTATCTTGTTGGGCAGGTTTACGTCTCGTACAAGAGAGCCCAACGTAG AAAGAAATGGGCTTCAGTTGAAAAGAATATGGTGATACTTCATCAGTTTGAACGAGGAAAGAATACACCAAGTATATCTCCATTCCCTTTGAAACTGGAAACATACTTGAGAATGActggcattccttacgag AGTGATTTTGAAGAGCCAATGGGACCTAAAGGTAAAAGTCCCTGGATTACCCTAAATGGAGACGAAGTTTCAGATTCCCAGCTGTGCATGGAACTATTGGCCAGGAAATTCCATAAAGATTGCAGCGCACACTTGTCAACTGAAGAACAAGCCATAGCTAGAGCATTCCAAATCATGGCTGAGGAACACTTGTATTG GGGTTTGCTTCTGTGGCGTTGGATTTACACCAAAGGACGGACCCTATGGCAGATTCAACCCAATATTCCTATAGGTTTCAGCCTGATTATGCCGTTGGCGATAAAAAAACTTAAAGGACATGCCTACGGTCAAGGAATGGGTCGTCATGCAGAAGCAGATGTCATTGAAATGAGTGTTAAGGACTTGAGAGCCATCTCTAACTTTCTTG GCACCAAACCGTTTTTGATGGGCGACAAAGCGATCGAAGCTGACTGTGCCGTGTTTGGAATTCTCAGTCAGTTGCTTTGGAACTGCCCCGGCTCACCATTTGAACAACTCGCGAACG GCGAATTCAGCAACTTGAAAAGTTATTGCGAACGTATGAAAGAAACGTTCTGGCCTGACTGGGATCGTTGTCTGAATCCTCCTCGCATTTAA